A genomic region of Lycorma delicatula isolate Av1 chromosome 4, ASM4794821v1, whole genome shotgun sequence contains the following coding sequences:
- the LOC142322936 gene encoding uncharacterized protein LOC142322936 — protein MVTPVHRFQPIECVTGQYSHNHGNRRNNSGGELPVRSHAVELDSSVFLDLPLDGSTEATGHQPPQIEPVNKHNNCGMKLSFAVVTAIIGGVRLYFQNQGIEIIYSLAFIVLVTFCAITMYRSMTRHNIFSSSAATATVSSARVPPQPSIIAQVRVTSVEETPPPAPPPPLIEPPPPPYDIAILLPQQIRQEDIPPPSYEKAVS, from the exons ATGGTGACTCCAGTCCATCGGTTCCAGCCAATAGAATGCGTTACGGGGCAATATTCACATAACCATGGTAACCGAAGAAATAACAG tggTGGAGAACTACCAGTGCGATCACATGCAGTTGAACTTGACAGTTCGGTATTTTTAGATTTACCATTAGATGGCAGTACTGAAGCTACAGGTCATCAGCCACCTCAAATTGAACCTGTTAATAAGCATAATAACTGTGGCATGAAACTATCATTTGCTGTTGTCACTGCAATAATTGGAGGAGTAAGATTATACTTTCAAAATCAg ggcatagaaataatatattctttggCATTTATAGTGTTAGTAACATTTTGTGCAATAACAATGTATCGTTCAATGACAAGacataatatattttcatcttcTGCTGCCACTGCCACTGTTTCATCAGCTCGAGTACCACCTCAACCATCAATTATAGCTCAAGTTCGTGTAACATCAGTCGAAGAAACACCTCCACCTGCACCTCCACCTCCTTTAATAGAACCACCTCCCCCACCATATGACATTGCAATTTTACTTCCACAGCAAATTCGACAAGAAGATATACCACCACCATCTTATGAAAAGGCTGTaagttag